One part of the Dermacentor andersoni chromosome 2, qqDerAnde1_hic_scaffold, whole genome shotgun sequence genome encodes these proteins:
- the mRpS11 gene encoding small ribosomal subunit protein uS11: protein MSRLKYALNIVRDVVLSSKLCGSNLALGARAATAVRAQSPLRALCTTCLLRKAEDRKAMMASLPKKDEGTVGEKLVDIDPSHERWSMFPDEDTPSMMVDGVPFRDLPICHIKCSLNNTLMTLTDSSGKCLTRKSGGTEGYRNAKKGTTVAAQAAALSFSHVAQLRDIKNIRVIVKGLGPGRLASIKGLQMGGLTVISITDRTPAPEKCPRPRKAKRL, encoded by the exons ATGTCGAGGTTAAAATACGCTTTAAACATTGTTCGCGACGTAGTCTTGAGTTCAAAGTTGTGCGGAAGTAACTTAGCGCTTGGTGCACGTGCGGCGACAGCTGTACGTGCCCAAAGTCCGCTCCGAGCTCTGTGCACAACATGTCTGCTTCGCAAAGCCGAGGACAGGAAGGCAATGATGGCGTCTCTGCCCAAGAAAGACGAAGGCACGGTCGGGGAGAAATTGGTCGACATCGATCCGTCGCACGAGAG GTGGTCCATGTTTCCAGACGAAGACACGCCCAGTATGATGGTTGACGGCGTTCCTTTTCGGGACCTTCCAATCTGTCACATCAAGTGCAGTCTGAACAACACATTAATGACGCTCACTGACTCATCAG GGAAGTGCCTTACAAGAAAATCGGGT GGCACTGAAGGATACAGGAATGCCAAGAAGGGCACCACAGTTGCCGCCCAAGCTGCAGCTCTCAGCTTCAGCCAT GTGGCCCAGCTGAGGGACATCAAGAACATTCGGGTTATTGTCAAGGGCCTTGGACCCGGCAGGCTG GCATCCATCAAGGGTCTCCAAATGGGCGGCCTCACCGTAATTTCTATCACCGACAGAACACCGGCTCCCGAGAAGTGTCCAAGACCACGCAAAGCGAAGAGGCTTTGA